In the genome of Calothrix sp. PCC 6303, the window GATGTCGAGGGTGTGAGGAAAATCCTTGCAAAGGTTAGAAAAGTAGGAGATATCCTAGATTGAGATTAAATATCCCCTACTTTTTCTACTCAAAAACTTGTAAAACCTGTTTTCATTAGTTTTTCACCACTCCATCATTCATTTCCTGAATAAAACTGGTGTACACCTTGCCTTGCAAAAACTGAGGGGTTTCCATAATCTTTTGATGAAAGCCAATGGTGGTGTGTAGTCCAGTGATGGCACATTCCCTTAAGGCACGTTTCATCCGATTGATCGCAGTGGGACGATCTGGTGCCCAAACTATGAGTTTGCCAATGAGGGAATCGTAGTATGGGGGAATCATGTAGTCGGTGTAAACATGGGAATCAATTCTTACACCTGGTCCTCCGGGTGGGAGGTAGCCGCTGATTCTACCTGGTGCGGGGCGAAAGTCGTGATCAGGATCTTCGGCGTTGATACGGCACTCGATTGCATGTCCCCGTAATACTACTTGGTCTTGAGTGAGGGATAATCTTTCACCTTGAGCAATCCGGATTTGTTCGGCAACTAAGTCAACTCCGGTGATCATTTCTGTGACTGGGTGTTCTACTTGGATTCGGGTATTCATTTCCATAAAGTAGAAATGTCCGGATTTATCTAAGAGAAATTCAATGGTTCCGGCACCGCTATAGCCGATAAATTGGGCTGCTTTGACGGCAGCTTGCCCCATTTTTTCCCTCAATTCGGGGTCAAGGGCAGGACTGGGGGCTTCTTCTAGTAGTTTTTGGTTGCGACGTTGAATGGAACAGTCGCGTTCACCTAGGTGAATCACATTTCCGTAGTTATCGGCGAGGATTTGAAATTCGATGTGGCGTGGACGTTCGATGAATTTCTCCATGTAAACACCACCATTGCCAAAAGCAGCTTCGGCTTCTCCCCGTGCTGCTAAAAATAACTTGACAAATTCATCTTCTGAGCGTACCAAACGCATACCCCGTCCACCACCTCCGGCGGTGGCTTTGATCATAACTGGGTATCCCATCTTGTTAGCGATCGCTAAACCTTCAGATTCGCATTCTAGCAAGCCATCACTACCAGGAACTGTGGG includes:
- the accC gene encoding acetyl-CoA carboxylase biotin carboxylase subunit, with the protein product MKFDKILIANRGEIALRVLRACEEMGIATIAVHSTVDRNALHVQLADEAVCIGEAASSKSYLNIPNIIAAALTRGASAIHPGYGFLSENAKFAEICADHQIAFIGPSPDSIRQMGDKSTAKDTMKRAGVPTVPGSDGLLECESEGLAIANKMGYPVMIKATAGGGGRGMRLVRSEDEFVKLFLAARGEAEAAFGNGGVYMEKFIERPRHIEFQILADNYGNVIHLGERDCSIQRRNQKLLEEAPSPALDPELREKMGQAAVKAAQFIGYSGAGTIEFLLDKSGHFYFMEMNTRIQVEHPVTEMITGVDLVAEQIRIAQGERLSLTQDQVVLRGHAIECRINAEDPDHDFRPAPGRISGYLPPGGPGVRIDSHVYTDYMIPPYYDSLIGKLIVWAPDRPTAINRMKRALRECAITGLHTTIGFHQKIMETPQFLQGKVYTSFIQEMNDGVVKN